A genomic region of Methanobacterium sp. SMA-27 contains the following coding sequences:
- a CDS encoding metallophosphoesterase → MSDSHDNLDAIRKAVKIFNKEEVDVVIHAGDLISPFTALEFRKLDPEFIAIYGNNDGEKEGLKVAYEEICILEDFKEISVEGWKFSIIHGSNQAIVDSLAKCGKYDVVIRGHTHKMEILNGETMIINPGEVCGYVSGQKTVVLLDTDDLSFEVIYI, encoded by the coding sequence ATGTCTGACAGCCACGACAACCTTGATGCTATTAGAAAAGCCGTAAAAATTTTTAACAAAGAAGAAGTAGACGTTGTAATACATGCAGGAGATTTAATATCTCCATTCACTGCATTAGAATTTAGAAAACTAGATCCGGAATTTATTGCTATTTATGGTAATAATGACGGTGAAAAAGAAGGTCTTAAGGTAGCTTATGAAGAAATCTGCATTTTAGAAGATTTTAAAGAAATTTCAGTTGAGGGCTGGAAATTTTCAATCATCCATGGCAGTAACCAAGCAATTGTGGATTCTCTTGCCAAATGTGGAAAATATGACGTTGTTATTAGGGGTCACACTCATAAAATGGAAATATTGAATGGTGAAACAATGATTATAAACCCTGGTGAAGTATGTGGATATGTTTCAGGGCAAAAAACAGTTGTTTTATTAGATACAGATGATCTCAGTTTTGAAGTAATATACATATGA
- a CDS encoding UPF0104 family protein: protein MNNKTIILLLVGIGILAAMVLYIGPGKIESALKNANPLYIALAVVIQFIIYGMWTQRWSITIHSLKISIKRRHVFPMLMVGLAVNNITPSARGGGEPVRAYMLGKYTKAPMENAFATVIADRGLDTFPFVLLAILTIIFSVSFLSLPEWIVFALIVSLVILIVVFIIILIMSINEAVGQRITLWLVGLVKRFSKNKHFEIERKALEAMNGFQSSMRIMIRDRRVLMYGLPLSFLIWFMEIIRVYVVFASFGTPVSLWVIAAVFVIATLIGLIPLLPGGVGAVDGMMIILYSAAGVPPSISAAATIVERLISFWMTSFIGIGMLPYVGSNVLEKFSDKF from the coding sequence ATGAATAATAAAACTATTATACTGTTACTTGTTGGAATAGGGATTCTGGCAGCAATGGTTTTATACATAGGCCCGGGAAAAATTGAAAGTGCTCTGAAAAATGCAAATCCATTATACATTGCATTGGCAGTTGTAATTCAATTCATAATATATGGGATGTGGACCCAAAGATGGTCCATCACAATCCATTCACTTAAAATATCCATAAAAAGAAGACATGTTTTTCCAATGTTAATGGTTGGACTTGCTGTTAATAATATCACACCAAGTGCTAGAGGAGGGGGAGAACCTGTTAGGGCATATATGTTGGGAAAATACACAAAGGCTCCAATGGAAAATGCCTTTGCTACGGTAATCGCAGATAGGGGACTTGACACATTTCCATTTGTTCTTTTGGCAATTTTAACAATAATATTTTCTGTTTCTTTTCTTAGCCTTCCAGAATGGATTGTTTTTGCTTTGATTGTATCCCTTGTCATTTTAATTGTTGTTTTTATTATAATTTTAATCATGTCTATTAATGAGGCTGTAGGTCAGAGAATAACGCTATGGCTAGTAGGGCTTGTAAAAAGATTTTCAAAAAATAAACACTTCGAAATTGAGAGAAAGGCCTTGGAAGCAATGAATGGATTTCAGAGCAGCATGCGTATTATGATACGTGACAGAAGGGTTTTAATGTATGGGCTTCCATTGTCATTTTTGATATGGTTCATGGAAATAATCAGAGTTTACGTAGTTTTCGCATCATTTGGTACTCCAGTATCCTTGTGGGTAATTGCAGCAGTATTTGTAATAGCTACCTTAATAGGATTGATTCCACTTCTTCCTGGAGGTGTTGGAGCTGTTGATGGAATGATGATAATTTTATATTCTGCAGCAGGCGTACCACCATCAATAAGTGCAGCAGCAACTATTGTTGAAAGGTTAATATCTTTCTGGATGACTTCATTTATTGGAATAGGAATGCTTCCATATGTTGGGTCAAATGTTTTAGAAAAATTCTCAGACAAATTTTAG
- a CDS encoding pyrroline-5-carboxylate reductase dimerization domain-containing protein — MKQIGIIGYGNMGKVILNGFLVSKALKQDEVVVSTRTISKLDELKHDYPEIEVVSSNMITASKSDILFLFVGTLDIKDVIEEINEFITENTYIIYISAALTIAEVERVFNGKITKIIPSITSQVLDGVSLICHNSMVSNEEANYIESLFSTIGDVKIVDEVDLDVGADITSCSPAFIAKLLMEFAVTASKNSGFSLEETEEMVIKTFYGTSKLLYENKISLENLISAVATKGGITEEGINILDAEMPQVFNKLFNKTLEKHVIIQRQLKEHY; from the coding sequence ATGAAACAAATAGGAATTATAGGCTATGGAAATATGGGAAAAGTAATTTTAAATGGTTTTTTAGTTTCAAAGGCGTTAAAACAGGATGAAGTTGTTGTATCAACAAGAACAATATCTAAATTGGATGAACTGAAACATGACTACCCTGAAATTGAAGTTGTATCATCTAATATGATAACTGCATCTAAATCTGATATATTGTTTTTATTCGTTGGAACATTAGATATTAAGGATGTTATTGAAGAAATAAATGAATTTATAACGGAAAATACATATATTATTTATATTTCCGCAGCATTAACAATAGCAGAAGTTGAAAGGGTTTTTAACGGTAAGATAACCAAAATTATACCATCAATTACATCGCAAGTGCTTGATGGGGTGTCTCTGATTTGTCATAACTCCATGGTGAGTAATGAAGAAGCAAATTATATAGAAAGCCTTTTTAGTACTATAGGTGATGTTAAAATCGTAGATGAGGTAGATTTGGATGTTGGAGCAGATATTACTAGTTGTTCACCTGCATTCATAGCTAAATTATTAATGGAATTTGCAGTAACGGCATCTAAAAATAGCGGATTTTCATTGGAAGAAACAGAAGAAATGGTAATAAAAACATTTTATGGAACTTCAAAACTTCTTTATGAGAATAAAATAAGTTTAGAAAATTTAATATCTGCTGTTGCTACTAAAGGAGGAATAACTGAAGAAGGTATTAATATTCTGGACGCTGAAATGCCCCAAGTATTTAACAAACTTTTCAACAAAACTCTTGAGAAACATGTGATAATTCAAAGACAACTTAAAGAACACTATTGA
- a CDS encoding TrkH family potassium uptake protein: MIFKNLGIVMEGVGVVMLIPLIVALIYGENNYGGFLISGILSISIGYIFRRFFPAKVNLRLKHGMIIAGFAWLWAALMGSICLMYSTDVSFLNAYFESMSAWTGSGLSIYLDVEILPKSVLFLRSLEQWVGGLGVVIVVIGILIRPGTTAARLYKAEAREEKIKPSITNTVKTIWWIYLFYTVLGIVLYVLAGMSLFDAINNCFTNLSTGGMSIKNNNIGAYNSNIITIITIVLMVIGGTSFLVHYKALKGRVLDVFKDIQFQAMIIIVTLFSILLLIYSHFTSLNSVFYVVSALSCTGSSTLPISTQAGWTDFSKVILAACMIIGMAAGSTSGAIKLIRIVTLVKGIYWEIIKILSPEGSVLPRKIAGKTVQDAEIKEAGSYTFLYLFIIFITWLVFMAYGYGGIDSFFEISSAQGNVGLSVGITSPTMPKIPEIFLIFGMWVGRIEIIPALVLLKGGFDLFKRFNRSKA, translated from the coding sequence TTGATTTTTAAAAATCTTGGAATCGTAATGGAAGGTGTTGGCGTTGTAATGTTAATACCATTAATTGTTGCACTAATATACGGTGAAAACAATTATGGTGGCTTTTTGATATCAGGTATCCTATCAATTTCTATAGGATATATTTTTAGGCGATTTTTTCCAGCTAAAGTCAACTTACGACTTAAACATGGAATGATAATAGCAGGTTTTGCCTGGCTTTGGGCAGCACTTATGGGGAGTATCTGCCTGATGTATTCAACAGATGTTAGTTTTTTAAATGCCTACTTTGAAAGTATGTCTGCATGGACTGGAAGTGGGCTTTCAATATATCTTGATGTAGAAATACTCCCTAAATCAGTTCTATTTTTGCGAAGCCTAGAACAGTGGGTTGGTGGTCTTGGAGTTGTTATTGTCGTAATAGGTATTTTAATTCGTCCAGGAACCACTGCAGCCAGGCTTTACAAAGCAGAAGCCCGTGAAGAGAAGATTAAACCCAGTATAACCAATACAGTTAAAACCATCTGGTGGATTTACCTTTTTTACACGGTATTAGGTATTGTTCTTTATGTTCTTGCAGGTATGTCACTTTTTGATGCTATAAACAACTGCTTCACTAACCTTTCAACCGGTGGAATGTCCATTAAAAACAATAATATTGGCGCCTACAACAGCAACATCATAACCATAATCACAATTGTGTTAATGGTTATAGGAGGAACAAGTTTTCTAGTACACTACAAAGCTCTTAAGGGAAGAGTTTTAGACGTTTTCAAAGATATACAATTTCAGGCAATGATCATCATTGTGACCCTATTTTCAATACTTCTTTTAATATATTCTCATTTTACAAGCCTCAATTCTGTTTTTTACGTTGTTTCAGCCCTTAGTTGTACCGGCTCCAGCACACTACCGATAAGTACACAAGCAGGGTGGACAGACTTTTCAAAAGTTATACTTGCTGCGTGTATGATAATTGGTATGGCAGCTGGTTCAACAAGCGGTGCAATAAAGCTCATAAGGATTGTTACACTTGTAAAAGGAATTTACTGGGAAATTATTAAGATTTTATCGCCTGAAGGATCCGTACTTCCAAGAAAAATTGCAGGTAAAACTGTTCAGGATGCAGAAATAAAAGAAGCAGGAAGTTACACATTTTTATATTTGTTCATCATTTTTATTACATGGCTGGTTTTCATGGCTTATGGATACGGAGGAATAGATTCATTTTTTGAGATTTCATCAGCACAAGGTAATGTTGGTCTTTCAGTAGGCATAACCTCTCCAACCATGCCTAAAATTCCAGAAATATTCCTTATATTCGGTATGTGGGTAGGTAGAATTGAAATCATACCCGCACTCGTTCTCCTTAAAGGAGGTTTTGATCTTTTCAAAAGATTTAATAGGTCCAAAGCTTAA
- a CDS encoding oxaloacetate decarboxylase — MNESKELKKLLLSKETLVMPDAYDPVSAKLIERTGFKAVQCSGYSFSIAAARKKEMDISRLENIQITRSIVNAVDLPVMADAEDGYGDAAAVTETVNMFMDVGVAGLNIEDQLIDNDVGINIIEEDMMLEKIYAAREAVKTSNNPDFIINGRTDALKSTEDRHDALNIAIERANLYIKAGADIVFAAYVETLDEVETLENEVKGPISIAAGMPYNINNFSIEDLKNLGIARVSLPTLLIFSSLKSVELTLKILKNNDIMGIDDQLLYRAEDLNDLLKRN, encoded by the coding sequence ATGAATGAGAGTAAAGAACTTAAAAAACTTCTTTTATCCAAGGAAACATTGGTTATGCCCGACGCCTATGATCCAGTAAGTGCTAAATTAATTGAAAGAACAGGTTTCAAGGCAGTACAATGTTCCGGATACAGTTTTTCGATTGCTGCAGCAAGAAAAAAAGAAATGGATATTTCAAGACTAGAAAATATCCAGATTACCCGAAGTATAGTAAATGCAGTTGATTTACCAGTTATGGCTGATGCTGAAGATGGATATGGGGATGCAGCTGCTGTTACTGAAACAGTCAACATGTTTATGGATGTAGGAGTAGCTGGTTTGAATATTGAAGATCAGCTGATTGATAATGATGTAGGAATCAACATCATTGAAGAAGATATGATGTTAGAGAAAATATATGCTGCAAGAGAAGCTGTCAAAACATCAAATAATCCAGATTTTATTATTAATGGCCGTACAGATGCTTTAAAATCTACCGAAGATCGTCATGATGCTTTAAATATAGCTATAGAACGTGCTAATCTTTACATTAAAGCAGGTGCAGATATTGTATTTGCAGCCTATGTTGAAACCCTTGATGAGGTTGAAACTCTTGAAAATGAGGTGAAAGGTCCAATTAGCATAGCCGCAGGAATGCCATATAACATTAATAATTTCTCAATTGAAGATTTAAAAAATTTGGGAATAGCTAGGGTCAGTTTACCCACTCTTTTAATATTTTCAAGTCTTAAATCAGTTGAGTTAACGTTAAAAATTTTGAAAAATAATGATATCATGGGTATTGATGATCAATTGCTTTATCGAGCAGAGGATTTGAATGATTTGTTAAAAAGAAATTAA
- a CDS encoding DUF3221 domain-containing protein: MKNIILLSMLFVMFMGVVYGAIVATGSEHADMTGKVVGVCAGDNNSTDSNSILIQGVVTNGNQHGNVSVRITNETQIFLKDGNKRTSASFGNIQPGQNVDVTFKGPILQSYPPQATGSEVIITGQ, from the coding sequence ATGAAAAATATCATACTTCTCTCAATGCTTTTTGTGATGTTTATGGGAGTAGTCTACGGTGCTATTGTTGCAACTGGGAGTGAACATGCAGATATGACTGGAAAGGTTGTTGGTGTTTGTGCAGGTGATAATAACTCCACAGATTCAAACTCTATACTCATCCAAGGAGTTGTAACAAATGGTAATCAACATGGTAACGTTTCTGTAAGGATAACAAATGAAACACAGATATTCCTAAAAGATGGAAATAAGCGTACATCTGCATCATTTGGAAATATTCAACCAGGACAAAACGTTGATGTCACATTCAAAGGACCCATACTTCAATCGTATCCGCCACAGGCAACTGGAAGTGAAGTAATAATCACAGGTCAATAA
- a CDS encoding slipin family protein, translating to MDWFSLIIILVIILIILGLSIRIVNQYERGVVFRVGKVIGVKEPGLRLIIPLIDRMVKASLQIVTMPIPSQKIITEDNVSIDVAAVAYFKIVDPYKAVVEVENYSRAVNQISQTTVRSVVGQFNLDEILSETPKINLKIKEIIDKHSEPWGINVTTVEIKDIKLPDTMKRVIAMQAEAEREKRAKIIAAEGEYLSATKLGDAADIISQHPIALQLRIMQVLNQIAVEKNSTIIFPAPLMNSITDIANFLKEENKEAVDKK from the coding sequence ATGGATTGGTTTTCATTAATTATTATTTTGGTTATAATCTTGATTATTTTGGGCTTATCAATACGGATAGTTAATCAATATGAAAGAGGCGTTGTTTTTCGTGTAGGAAAAGTTATAGGAGTTAAAGAACCAGGATTAAGGTTAATAATACCTTTAATAGATCGTATGGTTAAGGCTTCATTACAGATAGTTACTATGCCTATACCTTCTCAGAAGATCATTACAGAAGACAATGTTTCAATAGATGTGGCTGCAGTTGCCTATTTTAAGATTGTAGATCCCTATAAAGCTGTTGTTGAAGTAGAAAATTACAGTAGGGCAGTGAATCAGATATCACAAACAACTGTTAGAAGTGTTGTTGGACAGTTCAATCTCGATGAAATCCTTTCAGAAACGCCTAAAATTAACCTTAAAATTAAGGAAATTATAGACAAACACAGTGAACCATGGGGAATAAACGTCACCACTGTAGAAATAAAAGATATTAAACTTCCAGACACCATGAAACGTGTTATTGCAATGCAAGCTGAGGCAGAAAGGGAGAAAAGAGCAAAAATTATTGCTGCAGAAGGGGAATATCTTTCAGCAACCAAACTGGGGGATGCCGCAGATATAATATCTCAACATCCAATAGCTTTACAACTCAGAATAATGCAAGTACTGAATCAAATAGCTGTTGAGAAAAATTCAACTATAATATTCCCTGCACCACTTATGAACAGCATAACTGACATTGCAAACTTCTTGAAAGAAGAAAATAAAGAAGCAGTCGATAAAAAGTAA
- a CDS encoding Ig-like domain-containing protein: protein MAIFINVNTTSAASNVSLTDHTTPKVTLVTPANNSIVTSTKNIKVKFSEKIKFGNKNISLKTISGKTIYSQKSISYNILTVTPSSTLASGVKYSLTLNSGSVTDLAGNRVSNYTTRFTVSPINLAQMKDGISRVQTFYKQNNRLPKYVSYGTKQINISFFQNIIATQGLKIVTSNYPDGWVSLKNIVYDHQDTSYTCGPSSLKMAISNFGMNLNEMGLASYASSNSNIGTSHTGLITAVKRVNLKYGTHFNLSDVTFSSKGWSGLRNYLVHNHPVILHIESFINPNTSGHYVVLMGININSGLVKIADPSYGYRTLTFSQLKTRMNWIVNTGRSTEVLLPLID, encoded by the coding sequence TTGGCAATTTTTATAAATGTGAACACGACATCAGCAGCAAGCAATGTCTCATTAACAGACCATACAACACCAAAAGTAACTTTAGTTACTCCTGCAAACAATAGCATTGTAACATCAACAAAAAACATCAAAGTAAAATTTAGCGAAAAAATCAAATTTGGGAACAAAAATATATCACTAAAAACAATTAGTGGAAAGACCATATATAGTCAGAAATCCATTAGTTATAACATTCTAACAGTTACACCATCTTCAACATTGGCAAGTGGAGTAAAATATTCCCTTACATTAAATTCTGGAAGTGTAACTGATTTGGCGGGAAATAGAGTTTCTAATTATACAACTCGTTTTACTGTTTCACCAATTAATTTAGCCCAAATGAAAGATGGAATATCAAGGGTTCAAACATTCTATAAGCAAAACAACAGGTTACCCAAGTATGTGAGTTATGGAACTAAACAGATCAATATATCATTTTTTCAGAATATCATAGCGACACAAGGTTTGAAAATAGTTACAAGTAACTATCCGGACGGATGGGTTTCACTTAAAAACATTGTGTATGATCATCAGGATACATCTTATACTTGCGGTCCATCATCTCTAAAAATGGCAATTTCAAATTTCGGTATGAACCTAAATGAAATGGGCCTGGCATCCTATGCAAGTTCTAATTCTAATATTGGAACAAGTCACACAGGGCTTATAACGGCTGTAAAAAGGGTGAATTTGAAATATGGTACCCATTTTAATTTAAGTGATGTAACATTCTCGTCAAAGGGCTGGAGCGGACTTAGAAATTATTTAGTTCATAATCATCCTGTAATCTTACACATTGAGTCCTTTATAAATCCAAATACCTCTGGACATTATGTTGTTTTGATGGGAATTAACATTAACAGCGGGCTCGTTAAGATTGCAGATCCTTCATATGGTTACAGAACGTTAACATTCAGTCAGCTAAAGACAAGAATGAATTGGATTGTGAATACAGGAAGATCAACCGAAGTATTATTACCTTTAATAGATTAA
- a CDS encoding MJ1255/VC2487 family glycosyltransferase, with the protein MKLSIIIPTYNEEEYLPKLLYSIEEQEFKDYEIIIADAGSTDSTKEIAKLSCTKVINGGLPAVGRNNGAKIAEGEYLLFLDSDVVLSAGYLESAIEEFEEKELGIAITQIIPLSDSNVDKVLHKFANFFMKRAESIKPHGAGCYGILTTKILHEKAKGFDEELDFGEDSDYIERIAKISTFKVLRNPRLLVSTRRLEKEGLKDLAFKYTKSTIYDFRGKKISAEDLDYKFGHEKNDNFSSKPRIIYAACGEGMGHAIRTSVVLNHLKQENEVVVFASSRAFEYLSGKFDNVYEIHGFNTVYEDNAVNDKKTFIKAMKNLPRDVKDNIKLLYNIANEFKPELIISDFEFYSNILSKIIRVPMISIDNMHVITHCKIDVPRKYSRDKLKAEGVVRSFIMLPQKYLITSYFYPEIKNSDKVSIFPPILRNEILNLESVKGGHVLVYQTSTSNSKLIEVLKKVDENFIIYGFDFEKVDENLIFREFNEDQFFKDLGTCKAVLANGGFTLISESIYLKKPILSIPVKGQFEQILNAIYMERLGYGEFHEELELDIVEQFLNKLDTYSEALKSYKQDGNKAILKELDRLIKIYSK; encoded by the coding sequence GTGAAGCTCAGTATCATAATACCAACTTACAATGAGGAAGAATACCTTCCAAAACTCCTTTACAGCATTGAAGAACAGGAATTCAAAGATTATGAGATAATAATAGCCGATGCCGGCTCAACAGATAGCACAAAGGAAATTGCAAAATTATCCTGTACTAAAGTAATAAATGGGGGTTTACCGGCTGTTGGTAGAAATAACGGGGCCAAGATAGCTGAAGGAGAATATTTATTATTTTTAGATTCAGATGTGGTACTTTCAGCAGGGTACCTTGAATCAGCAATTGAAGAATTCGAAGAGAAGGAACTTGGAATCGCAATCACTCAGATCATACCTTTAAGTGATAGTAATGTTGACAAAGTACTACATAAATTTGCCAACTTTTTTATGAAACGTGCGGAATCCATAAAACCTCATGGTGCAGGATGTTATGGAATTTTAACTACCAAAATTCTCCATGAAAAGGCAAAAGGTTTTGATGAAGAATTGGATTTTGGTGAGGACAGTGATTACATCGAAAGAATTGCTAAAATAAGCACGTTCAAAGTATTAAGGAATCCAAGACTCCTGGTTTCAACAAGAAGACTCGAAAAGGAAGGACTAAAAGATCTAGCATTTAAATACACTAAAAGTACTATTTATGATTTCAGAGGGAAAAAAATCAGTGCTGAAGATTTAGATTATAAGTTCGGCCATGAAAAGAATGATAATTTTAGTTCAAAACCACGAATAATTTACGCTGCATGTGGAGAAGGGATGGGCCATGCTATAAGGACTTCTGTCGTGTTAAATCATTTGAAACAGGAAAATGAGGTTGTTGTATTTGCTAGTAGCAGAGCTTTTGAGTACTTATCAGGGAAATTTGACAATGTTTATGAAATTCATGGTTTTAATACTGTTTATGAAGACAATGCAGTAAACGATAAAAAAACGTTCATAAAAGCTATGAAAAACCTTCCTCGTGATGTTAAAGATAATATTAAACTACTTTACAATATTGCGAATGAATTTAAACCGGAACTCATAATATCCGACTTTGAATTTTATTCCAATATATTAAGTAAGATCATAAGAGTCCCTATGATCAGCATTGACAACATGCATGTTATAACACACTGTAAAATTGATGTACCGCGAAAATATTCCCGAGATAAACTCAAGGCAGAAGGAGTGGTTAGATCATTCATTATGTTACCTCAAAAGTATCTTATTACTTCGTATTTCTATCCAGAAATTAAGAATTCTGATAAGGTATCCATTTTCCCACCCATTCTAAGGAACGAAATTTTAAATTTAGAATCTGTAAAAGGAGGTCATGTACTTGTTTATCAGACCAGTACTTCTAATTCAAAACTTATAGAAGTACTTAAGAAAGTGGATGAAAATTTCATAATATATGGGTTTGATTTTGAAAAAGTAGATGAAAACCTAATATTCCGTGAATTTAATGAAGATCAGTTCTTCAAAGATCTTGGAACATGTAAAGCTGTATTAGCCAATGGAGGATTCACCCTTATTAGTGAATCTATTTACTTAAAAAAACCTATACTCAGCATTCCCGTAAAAGGTCAGTTCGAGCAAATATTAAATGCAATATATATGGAAAGACTAGGATATGGGGAATTCCATGAAGAATTAGAATTGGATATTGTTGAACAATTTTTAAATAAACTTGATACTTACAGTGAAGCATTAAAATCATACAAACAGGATGGAAACAAAGCAATTTTAAAAGAACTTGATCGTCTAATTAAAATTTATTCCAAATAA
- a CDS encoding MBL fold metallo-hydrolase: MEKIDDIIMIEGKGYDSNIYIFEDVIVDTGTGDNIRYIKDSIKEAGISIEDLSLIVNTHNHYDHIGGNRCFNLEVAMHSEDALAIEEEDDEKTVARMFGRAMEGFKVDRKLEEGDKIHNFEVIHTPGHTKGGICLYNGETLISGDTVFAGGDFGRMDIGGDVKDMKESLKRLSQLDVKFLLPGHGPWVKDGSKHIKMACKMLEGF; encoded by the coding sequence TTGGAGAAGATTGATGATATTATTATGATCGAAGGAAAGGGATATGATTCTAATATTTATATCTTCGAAGATGTAATTGTTGACACTGGAACCGGAGATAACATTCGATACATCAAAGATTCAATAAAAGAAGCAGGTATATCAATTGAAGACCTTTCTTTAATAGTAAATACTCATAATCACTACGATCACATAGGTGGAAACAGATGTTTCAATTTGGAAGTGGCTATGCATAGTGAAGATGCTTTGGCTATTGAAGAGGAAGATGATGAAAAAACTGTAGCCCGTATGTTCGGGAGGGCAATGGAAGGATTTAAAGTTGACAGAAAACTTGAAGAGGGGGATAAAATCCATAATTTTGAGGTTATACATACTCCAGGCCATACTAAAGGCGGGATATGTCTTTACAATGGTGAAACTCTCATATCTGGTGATACCGTATTTGCAGGTGGGGATTTTGGAAGAATGGATATAGGTGGTGATGTTAAAGACATGAAGGAGTCTTTGAAACGTTTAAGCCAGTTAGATGTGAAGTTTTTACTACCGGGTCATGGGCCATGGGTTAAAGATGGTTCAAAGCATATAAAAATGGCATGTAAAATGTTAGAAGGTTTTTAA
- a CDS encoding class I SAM-dependent methyltransferase: protein MSEFNQSEWIESENVHEFIKNSDNFILERKQQFKILGSFYNHFLRHKIKNRNVRVLDLGCGDGRISHEILKLDACAEIFLVDGSLEMLENAKSTLKNCNIHYIHKSFQSLMKNDNLGNFDFVVSALAIHHLSQKEKELLFTYIYNHLNDGGCFLNMDVVLPNTDQLEEWYLKLLQEWIQEKERESGFEETFQHIPQQYQNNPDTMEQQLNALQQSGFRNVDCHYKYGIFVVFSGER, encoded by the coding sequence ATGAGTGAATTCAACCAATCAGAATGGATAGAAAGTGAAAATGTTCATGAGTTTATTAAAAATTCAGACAACTTTATTCTGGAGAGAAAACAACAGTTCAAGATTTTAGGTTCTTTTTATAATCATTTTTTGAGACATAAGATAAAAAATAGGAATGTAAGAGTATTAGATCTTGGATGTGGTGATGGTAGAATAAGCCATGAAATTTTAAAATTGGATGCCTGTGCTGAAATCTTTTTAGTTGATGGATCATTAGAGATGCTTGAAAATGCTAAATCCACTTTAAAAAACTGCAACATCCATTATATTCACAAATCCTTTCAAAGTCTTATGAAAAACGATAATTTAGGAAATTTTGACTTTGTTGTTTCTGCACTGGCAATTCACCATTTATCACAGAAAGAGAAGGAATTATTGTTTACTTATATTTATAATCATCTCAACGATGGGGGATGTTTTCTTAATATGGATGTGGTGCTACCAAATACAGATCAATTAGAAGAATGGTACCTAAAATTATTGCAGGAATGGATTCAGGAAAAAGAAAGAGAATCAGGTTTTGAAGAAACATTCCAACACATTCCTCAACAGTATCAAAATAATCCAGATACTATGGAACAGCAGTTAAATGCTTTGCAACAAAGTGGTTTTAGAAATGTGGATTGCCATTACAAATATGGGATATTTGTAGTTTTCAGTGGTGAAAGATAA
- a CDS encoding TrkA family potassium uptake protein, with the protein MYIVIMGGGRVGLNLASSLVAGGHDVTLIENDSKLCNNAASGLDALVICGNGTDIKTLEEANIGDADVFVAATGHDEANLLSCILVKDYNIKKIIARVSNPDHEDAFKKVGIDDVISPELTAASYLEKLIIRPKIADLIIIGKGNAELLEIQVENKHIIGKRIMDVSPTDDFIIAALYKNGEITIPKKEDILNKGNRISVLVKINAVKKTTKLFTA; encoded by the coding sequence ATGTATATAGTTATAATGGGTGGCGGAAGAGTCGGACTTAACCTGGCTTCATCCCTGGTTGCAGGAGGACACGATGTTACCCTCATTGAAAATGATTCAAAATTATGTAACAATGCAGCAAGCGGACTAGATGCTCTAGTCATATGCGGTAATGGAACAGATATAAAAACCCTTGAAGAAGCAAATATAGGTGATGCTGATGTTTTTGTAGCGGCAACGGGACACGATGAAGCAAATCTCCTGTCATGTATCCTTGTTAAAGATTATAATATAAAAAAAATAATTGCTAGGGTCAGTAACCCTGATCATGAGGATGCATTTAAAAAGGTAGGTATAGATGACGTTATAAGTCCGGAACTTACAGCAGCCAGCTACCTAGAAAAACTCATAATTCGTCCTAAAATTGCTGATCTCATAATTATTGGAAAGGGAAATGCAGAGTTACTTGAAATTCAAGTAGAAAATAAGCATATAATAGGAAAACGAATAATGGATGTTAGTCCTACTGATGATTTTATAATAGCTGCATTATATAAAAACGGTGAGATAACCATTCCAAAGAAAGAAGACATCCTAAATAAGGGAAATAGAATTTCTGTACTTGTTAAAATAAATGCAGTGAAGAAAACAACAAAACTTTTCACAGCCTAA